TTTCATCACTCATACAACCAGCAGCGAACCATTCTATTCTCAGCTTGTAACTCTGGAGGCATATTATCCTTACACTTATCCATTACAAACGGACATCTACCTGCAAACTTACATCCTTTTCTCATATACTCCTCTGTTTCCAACTCTTTTATGCTTATCCTTTCACTCCATTTCTTCTTTGGATCAGCTTCTGGAATTGATTCTTTCAACATCTGTGTGTACGGATGTTTCGGATTCATCAATACCTCTTCTACTCCTCCCATTTCTATTATGTTTCCTCTGAACATTATTCCTATCCTGTCACTTACATAGTATGCTGTTGCTAAGTCATGGGTTATGTACAATACACTTACGTTATATTTGTCTCTTAAATCTTTGAATAAGTTAACTATCGACATCCTTAACGATGCATCTACCATCGATACGGGTTCGTCTGCTACTAACAATGATGGTGTTGTTACCAGGGCTCTTGCTATTGATATTCTTTGTAATTGTCCTCCTGAGAATTCGTTTGGGTATCTGCCTTTTACTTCTTTTAATCCTAATCCTACGGATTTCAATGCTTCTTCTACGGCTTGATCTTTGTTCTTTTTTTCTATACCATATTGTTTGACTGTGTCGTATAGATAACTGTCTACTTTTCTTAATGGATTAAATGTTTCAAATGGGTTTTGGAATATCGATTGTACTTCTTTCATGAATCCTTTTTTTTCTTCCCATTTCTTTAAGTTCACTATGTCTTTTCCTTTGTAGTATACTTCCCCTTGGGTGGGTTCTAAAAATCCTAACAGCATCTTTGATACCGTTGATTTCCCACATCCACTTTCACCTGCTAAGCTGAATATTTCATTTTCTTGTATGTGAAAGTTTACTTCATCTACCGCTAACAGTTTGCTCCTTGCAAATCCACCTCCAACTATGAATACCTTTTGTAGGTTTTCTACTTGTATTAACTTTTCTTGCATTTTTGTGGTTACCGCTTTTTCTTTGTCTGTTGGATTGTTATTTTGCATTTTCTTTTCGCTCCTTTGTGTTTAAAAAACATGCTGATTTGTGCCCTTTACTTATTTCTATCAGTTCGGGTTTTTCTTTTTTGCATATGTCCATGACGTATGGACATCTTGAATTGAATGGACATCCTTGGGGTAAATTCGCAAGTGATGGTGGTGATCCTGGCGCACTCACTTTGTAACTTTTGTCTCCCATTTTTGGTAGCGATCCTATTAGAAATTTTGTGTATGGATGTAATGGGTTCTCAAATATTTCATCAGTCTTTGCTTCTTCTACAAATATCCCTGCATACATTATTCCCATCCTATCTGTTATGTTGGCATGTACCGCCATATCGTGGGTTACTAATATTACTGTATTTTTTTGCATCTTTTGTATATCTTTTAGTAATTGTATTACTGCTCTTTGTGCTACTACATCTAACGCTGTTGTTGGTTCGTCTGCTACTATTATTTTTGGGTTTAGTATCGTTGCTAAGGCTATCGTTGTCCTTTGTCTCATACCTCCAGATAGTTGATGTGGATATGATTTTAATACCCTTATGGGTAATCCTAAAGATTCAAGGTGTTTTTTTAACGGTTCTTCAAACTCTTTTTTTTCATCTTTTATCTTTTTGTGTGCTGTTACAAAATCTTTGAATGATTCTTTTATCCTTATTATTGGGTTGAGTGCACTCATAGATCCTTGGGGTATATACGATATGTATTCCCATCTTAGTTTCCTGTATTCTTCTTGGCTAAGTTTGGTTATGTCTATTTCTTTTCCTTTTACTTGGTAGTATATTTCCCCTCCTACTATTCTTAATGGCGGTTCGGCTAATCCACATATCGTTTTTAGAAATGTACTTTTTCCACATCCACTTTCTCCTGCTATCCCATATATTTCATCTTCTTGGATGTTTATACTTACATCGTTTACTGCTTTTACTTCTTTTTTTTCTTTTTGCATTTCAAATATGTAGTATGATTTTAGGTTTTCTGTTTTTAATACATCCAACGTTTTCACTCCTTCGCCTTACCAATTCTTTGTATCCTTGTTCGTGGGTCAAGATATTCACTTAGACTTGTTGAGAGTAAGTACAACGCTACAAATAAGAAGATCGATATTATTACTGGCGTTAGTATCCACCACCAGTATCCTAACAGCATCGCTTGGTAGTTTACTGCCCAATGTATCATCGTGCCTATTGTCGGTATTTCTGTGTTGGATAGTCCTAATATGGCTAAGGTTACTTCCATTCCTACTGCCCATATCATGTTGTTTATTAATGTGGCAAATATTATCGGTATTATGTATGGAAAGTATTCTTTTATTACTAAATTGAATGTCCTTGTCCCTGATAGTATCGCTGTATATGTGAACTCTCTTTCTCTTAAGCTTAATATTTGTGATCTTATCACTCTTGCATCCCATGCCCATCCAAATAGGCTTAGTATTAGTCCTAACATCACCATCGTTAGGTTTTCTCTTATTACTGACGCTATTAGTATGAGTATGGGTAATAACGGCATTACTACAAAACTGTCGTTTATTGCCATTAGTACTGTGTCTGTCCTTCCTCCTTTGTA
This is a stretch of genomic DNA from Petrotoga sp. 9PWA.NaAc.5.4. It encodes these proteins:
- a CDS encoding ABC transporter ATP-binding protein, whose protein sequence is MQNNNPTDKEKAVTTKMQEKLIQVENLQKVFIVGGGFARSKLLAVDEVNFHIQENEIFSLAGESGCGKSTVSKMLLGFLEPTQGEVYYKGKDIVNLKKWEEKKGFMKEVQSIFQNPFETFNPLRKVDSYLYDTVKQYGIEKKNKDQAVEEALKSVGLGLKEVKGRYPNEFSGGQLQRISIARALVTTPSLLVADEPVSMVDASLRMSIVNLFKDLRDKYNVSVLYITHDLATAYYVSDRIGIMFRGNIIEMGGVEEVLMNPKHPYTQMLKESIPEADPKKKWSERISIKELETEEYMRKGCKFAGRCPFVMDKCKDNMPPELQAENRMVRCWLYE
- a CDS encoding ABC transporter ATP-binding protein, which encodes MDVLKTENLKSYYIFEMQKEKKEVKAVNDVSINIQEDEIYGIAGESGCGKSTFLKTICGLAEPPLRIVGGEIYYQVKGKEIDITKLSQEEYRKLRWEYISYIPQGSMSALNPIIRIKESFKDFVTAHKKIKDEKKEFEEPLKKHLESLGLPIRVLKSYPHQLSGGMRQRTTIALATILNPKIIVADEPTTALDVVAQRAVIQLLKDIQKMQKNTVILVTHDMAVHANITDRMGIMYAGIFVEEAKTDEIFENPLHPYTKFLIGSLPKMGDKSYKVSAPGSPPSLANLPQGCPFNSRCPYVMDICKKEKPELIEISKGHKSACFLNTKERKENAK
- a CDS encoding ABC transporter permease — translated: MNLEGFKELMKDGRFRFAFIVICVLAFMSILSFFSPYDPLRWNVVPRDKPPSWPYIFGTTSQGQDLFWQSTYAIRNSLTIALIASGISRVIAVIVGLVAGYKGGRTDTVLMAINDSFVVMPLLPILILIASVIRENLTMVMLGLILSLFGWAWDARVIRSQILSLREREFTYTAILSGTRTFNLVIKEYFPYIIPIIFATLINNMIWAVGMEVTLAILGLSNTEIPTIGTMIHWAVNYQAMLLGYWWWILTPVIISIFLFVALYLLSTSLSEYLDPRTRIQRIGKAKE